A genome region from Neptunomonas japonica JAMM 1380 includes the following:
- a CDS encoding IS110 family transposase, with product MNFYNTTHLHYCGIDLHARSLYVCIIDQEGKTLLHKEIAANPETLYQLIQPYLDDLVIGVECMHCWYWLADFCEDHGIHFILGHALYMKAIHGGKTKNDRIDSYKIAKLMRGGNFPLAYVYPRAMRATRDLLRRRTHIVRHGADLKAHIVNTTSQYNLPPNKVNLKNVCAREQLKSTFENPEAQRNIDLDLNILECYHRELSKLEWHLEQQAKHHNPVCFTLLRSIPGVGRILALTILYEIGEIQRFESVQNFASYSRLVKCKAESAGKTYGTQGNKIGNAHLKWAFSEAAVLFLRGNPDAQKYLQRLQKRMSKAKALSALAHKLGSAVYFMLKQEKVFDEHRFLVG from the coding sequence ATGAATTTCTACAATACCACTCATCTCCATTATTGTGGAATCGATTTACATGCCCGATCTCTTTACGTCTGTATCATTGACCAAGAGGGTAAAACGCTGCTGCATAAAGAGATAGCCGCCAACCCCGAAACACTTTACCAGCTGATTCAACCCTATCTTGACGACCTCGTTATAGGTGTCGAATGTATGCATTGCTGGTATTGGCTGGCCGACTTTTGTGAAGATCACGGTATTCACTTTATTCTGGGTCATGCGTTATATATGAAAGCCATACATGGCGGTAAAACCAAGAATGATCGGATCGATTCTTACAAAATTGCCAAATTAATGCGGGGCGGTAACTTTCCGTTAGCTTATGTATATCCACGAGCGATGCGGGCTACACGTGATTTACTAAGACGACGCACACATATTGTTCGCCATGGCGCTGACCTAAAAGCCCATATCGTGAATACGACGAGCCAATACAACCTACCACCGAATAAAGTTAACTTGAAAAATGTGTGTGCGCGTGAACAACTCAAATCGACGTTTGAGAATCCTGAAGCACAACGCAACATCGATTTAGACCTCAATATACTGGAATGCTATCACCGCGAACTCAGCAAGCTCGAATGGCATCTGGAACAACAGGCTAAACATCATAACCCGGTCTGTTTCACCTTACTCAGAAGCATACCGGGTGTAGGCCGTATTTTGGCGCTAACCATCTTGTATGAGATTGGTGAGATTCAACGCTTTGAGTCGGTACAAAACTTTGCGTCGTACTCTCGACTGGTAAAATGCAAAGCCGAGTCTGCGGGAAAAACCTATGGTACGCAGGGTAATAAGATAGGTAATGCGCATTTAAAATGGGCTTTCTCTGAAGCCGCCGTTCTCTTTTTACGCGGTAACCCAGACGCTCAAAAATACTTACAACGGCTCCAGAAACGGATGAGTAAAGCCAAAGCCTTATCGGCACTAGCCCATAAACTTGGGAGTGCGGTGTATTTTATGCTGAAGCAGGAGAAAGTCTTCGATGAGCATCGGTTTTTAGTGGGTTAG
- a CDS encoding ACP phosphodiesterase, translating to MNYLAHLFLAQPTVESRVGNLLGDFAKGVAVAPLPEPVKNGLLNHRAVDRYTDNHAIVKQLKGLMSAERKRFAGIMLDVVFDHYLIKHWYTFSHHSFADSSLVYYQSLTQGQALMPEPMQRVTQRVVSQRWFDSYQTLQGIGFALDRIAGRIRFDHAFYGSIEELTAHQNEIENGFLAFFPELQQHVEELRLE from the coding sequence ATGAACTACCTAGCTCATCTATTTTTGGCTCAGCCTACGGTGGAGTCACGCGTTGGAAATCTCTTGGGAGATTTTGCCAAGGGTGTAGCCGTTGCCCCGTTACCTGAACCCGTAAAAAACGGTTTGTTAAATCACCGTGCTGTGGATCGCTATACCGATAACCATGCCATTGTTAAGCAGCTTAAAGGGCTGATGAGTGCCGAGCGAAAGCGCTTTGCAGGCATTATGTTAGATGTGGTGTTTGATCACTACCTTATAAAACACTGGTACACGTTTAGTCATCATAGCTTTGCAGATAGCAGCCTTGTGTATTATCAATCACTTACGCAAGGGCAGGCGCTTATGCCAGAGCCAATGCAGCGTGTTACCCAGCGGGTCGTATCGCAGCGATGGTTTGACTCATATCAAACATTGCAAGGGATTGGTTTTGCGCTGGACCGGATTGCAGGCAGAATACGCTTTGATCATGCATTTTATGGATCTATCGAAGAGTTAACCGCGCACCAAAATGAGATAGAAAACGGATTTTTAGCATTTTTCCCTGAGCTGCAACAGCATGTGGAAGAACTCAGATTAGAGTAA
- a CDS encoding LLM class flavin-dependent oxidoreductase, giving the protein MTFKLTVVDQSPVQLGTGGPELAPHLSAQLAQACDQLGYHRYWLAEHHNSNSFAGPCPEVLISHIASITKNIRVGSGGVMLANHNPYKVAEQFRMLETLFPGRIDLGIGRAPGGDGIASQALAYPYKPTHGERYAEQTQLLSSFLRGDFPTNHAFNDLKVMPSDEPCPELWMLGTSGGSAAFAGQMGFSMSLGLFISPDDQTIAIMDEYKNAYRQSGHDGTPRTMITISALCAPTREEALYLAAPQAYWKVMAFRHGMRNPWLSPEEAINKLKQLPVSDQSYYQSLINSVALGSPQECASQLEQISEYWQTDEIGLVTVTHDFESRKRSFELLAKALLG; this is encoded by the coding sequence ATGACTTTTAAACTCACCGTTGTAGATCAATCTCCCGTACAGCTTGGGACAGGTGGGCCTGAGCTCGCCCCGCATCTATCAGCGCAGTTAGCACAAGCGTGTGACCAGTTAGGCTATCACCGATACTGGCTAGCAGAGCACCACAACAGCAACAGTTTTGCCGGACCATGCCCTGAAGTATTAATCAGCCATATTGCCAGCATTACCAAAAATATTCGGGTGGGTAGCGGGGGGGTTATGCTGGCTAACCATAACCCTTACAAGGTGGCTGAGCAATTTAGAATGCTAGAAACACTCTTCCCAGGAAGGATTGATCTAGGCATTGGCCGAGCCCCCGGCGGAGATGGCATAGCCAGCCAAGCACTGGCGTACCCTTATAAGCCAACACACGGTGAGCGCTACGCAGAACAAACGCAACTGTTGAGCAGCTTTTTGCGAGGCGACTTTCCTACAAACCATGCGTTTAATGATCTAAAAGTGATGCCAAGCGATGAGCCGTGCCCAGAGCTCTGGATGCTAGGCACCAGTGGTGGCAGTGCCGCCTTTGCCGGGCAGATGGGTTTTAGTATGTCACTTGGGTTGTTTATCAGCCCAGATGACCAAACCATCGCGATTATGGATGAATATAAAAACGCTTATCGACAATCCGGGCATGACGGAACACCACGCACCATGATTACCATCTCGGCATTATGTGCTCCCACACGAGAAGAGGCACTCTACCTTGCCGCACCACAAGCCTATTGGAAAGTCATGGCCTTTCGCCATGGTATGCGTAACCCTTGGTTAAGCCCAGAAGAAGCAATAAACAAGTTAAAACAGTTGCCCGTATCAGACCAGAGCTATTACCAGAGCCTAATTAACTCTGTAGCCCTTGGCTCCCCACAAGAATGCGCCAGCCAGCTTGAGCAAATCTCTGAATATTGGCAAACAGATGAGATAGGTTTAGTCACGGTGACGCACGATTTTGAATCAAGAAAGCGTAGCTTTGAGCTGTTGGCAAAAGCATTATTGGGCTAA
- a CDS encoding EamA family transporter: MSLKDWGLALLVVLAWGVNFVVIKWGLDELPPLLLGALRFMLVAFPAILFIKAPKLPLKWLLAYGVTISFGQFALLFSAMHLGMPAGLASLVLQAQMLFTMIFAFMFLGERWQLPQVLSLIIAATGLTLLATQTPASQMTFIGFALTIAAAASWGMGNIINRKIGQLGNVNLMGLVVWSALIPPIPFLLLSYRFEGPDLILSSLENIGFKSIASVFYLAAIATIFGYSSWAHLLKQYPASQVAPLTLLVPVIGLVTAWLVLDETLSIIQIFGITLIMAGLLVNVFGHTLLPKK, from the coding sequence ATGAGTCTAAAGGACTGGGGTCTTGCATTACTCGTTGTGCTGGCTTGGGGGGTTAACTTTGTTGTTATCAAGTGGGGGCTGGATGAGCTTCCTCCCCTACTGCTAGGTGCTTTGCGGTTTATGCTAGTTGCCTTTCCTGCCATTCTCTTTATTAAAGCCCCAAAACTACCGCTTAAATGGCTACTCGCCTATGGTGTAACCATTAGCTTTGGCCAATTCGCACTGCTCTTTAGCGCCATGCACTTAGGCATGCCTGCAGGCCTAGCCTCGCTGGTACTCCAAGCACAAATGCTATTCACCATGATATTCGCCTTTATGTTTTTAGGTGAACGCTGGCAACTACCACAAGTGCTCTCCCTGATTATTGCCGCAACCGGCTTGACCCTACTGGCAACCCAAACACCCGCCAGCCAGATGACATTTATCGGTTTTGCTTTAACCATTGCAGCAGCCGCCAGTTGGGGCATGGGAAACATTATTAATCGCAAGATCGGCCAACTAGGTAATGTTAACTTGATGGGCCTAGTTGTGTGGAGCGCGCTCATTCCTCCAATCCCTTTTCTACTGCTCTCCTACCGCTTTGAAGGGCCAGATCTCATACTCTCAAGCCTAGAGAACATCGGCTTTAAATCTATTGCTAGCGTCTTTTATTTAGCAGCTATTGCCACCATTTTTGGCTACAGTAGCTGGGCACACCTGCTTAAGCAGTATCCTGCATCTCAGGTTGCTCCACTGACATTACTCGTCCCTGTGATTGGCCTTGTAACGGCATGGCTAGTATTAGATGAAACGCTGAGTATTATTCAGATATTTGGGATTACTCTGATTATGGCCGGCTTACTGGTTAATGTATTTGGCCACACACTATTACCTAAAAAGTAA
- a CDS encoding GFA family protein, which translates to MKGKGKCLCGSVELEVEYASSELAACHCSMCRNWSGGPMLAIDCADSVKISDETSVVRYPSSEWAERGFCGKCGTHLFYYLKPNNQYHLPVGLLSSEDTYKLTHQIFIDEKPDYYDFKNETQNMTGPEVFAHFEGGE; encoded by the coding sequence ATGAAGGGTAAAGGTAAGTGCTTGTGTGGCTCTGTTGAATTGGAAGTAGAGTACGCTAGTAGCGAATTAGCAGCTTGTCATTGCAGTATGTGCAGAAATTGGTCGGGTGGCCCGATGTTAGCCATTGACTGCGCTGATTCGGTAAAAATTTCAGATGAAACAAGTGTTGTTAGGTATCCATCATCAGAATGGGCTGAAAGGGGATTTTGCGGTAAATGCGGGACGCACCTGTTTTACTATCTGAAGCCGAATAACCAGTACCACCTTCCTGTTGGCTTACTGTCCAGCGAAGACACCTACAAACTAACTCATCAAATATTCATCGATGAAAAACCCGACTATTACGATTTTAAAAATGAAACTCAAAATATGACGGGGCCCGAAGTCTTTGCGCATTTTGAAGGTGGTGAGTAA
- a CDS encoding LysE family translocator, translated as MIIELLLANILSLITFAFTTSVTPGPNNLMLTASGANFGFKRTIPHMLGIGSGLFALNMSVALGFGVIFAQYPELHSWLRWVGACYLVYLAWKIGSANGPGKNNTAGNTPFSFAQAAAFQFVNPKAWIMSISAMTTFTLPGDAYFQSAFYVALVFGIVNLPTISLWASFGMAIGRYLSTAVAYRRFNVSMGVLTASSVVLLFI; from the coding sequence ATGATCATTGAATTATTATTAGCCAACATACTTTCATTAATAACCTTTGCCTTTACGACCTCTGTCACGCCGGGCCCCAATAACTTGATGCTGACAGCCTCGGGCGCTAATTTTGGTTTTAAGCGGACGATTCCTCATATGCTGGGGATTGGCAGTGGCTTGTTTGCTCTGAATATGTCGGTGGCACTAGGGTTTGGTGTTATTTTTGCTCAATATCCTGAGCTACACAGCTGGTTACGCTGGGTCGGCGCTTGTTACCTTGTTTATTTGGCATGGAAAATAGGCTCGGCTAACGGGCCAGGGAAAAACAACACAGCAGGCAATACTCCTTTTAGCTTTGCTCAAGCCGCCGCCTTTCAATTTGTAAACCCTAAAGCATGGATCATGTCTATTAGCGCGATGACCACATTCACACTGCCGGGCGATGCATACTTTCAATCTGCCTTTTATGTTGCGCTCGTCTTTGGGATTGTTAACCTGCCCACTATTAGTCTCTGGGCTAGCTTTGGCATGGCTATTGGGCGCTATCTATCAACGGCGGTGGCTTATCGGCGGTTTAATGTGTCGATGGGAGTTCTCACAGCCAGCTCTGTTGTTTTACTGTTTATCTAA
- the mtnA gene encoding S-methyl-5-thioribose-1-phosphate isomerase, with translation MHDLQATSIKYQRNTLYVLDQHQLPHVENWLPCESVDAMVAMIQKLQIRGAPLIGIGASLLLGHLAANGACTTTLQRNAEVLRAARPTAVNLMNNMDSMLAVLQTSGPSALPTEAERLFHEDVALCNSLANLGAELIPANANILTHCNTGSLATAGVGTAIGVINAAHQQGKNIHVYVDETRPLLQGGRLTAWEMKQLGVAHTLICDNMAAILMRDKKVDCILVGADRIAVNGDFANKVGTYSLAVNAYHHNVPFYVVAPNTTVDIECMSGEKIPIEERDAAEVRGVSGSFGDVCWSPNQTPVYNPAFDVTPAALISGWILDKGVFNQEQIKKGVLKTL, from the coding sequence ATGCACGACCTTCAAGCGACCAGTATTAAATACCAACGCAACACCCTCTATGTGCTTGATCAGCACCAACTCCCCCATGTTGAGAACTGGCTTCCTTGCGAGTCCGTAGACGCAATGGTCGCTATGATTCAAAAACTACAAATTCGTGGAGCACCGCTCATCGGTATTGGTGCGAGCTTGCTGCTGGGACATTTAGCCGCCAACGGAGCATGCACTACAACATTACAACGTAATGCAGAAGTTTTACGCGCGGCACGCCCTACTGCCGTTAACTTGATGAACAATATGGACAGTATGCTAGCAGTACTGCAAACATCAGGTCCTAGCGCACTACCAACAGAAGCAGAACGGCTATTTCATGAAGATGTCGCCTTGTGTAATAGCCTAGCTAACCTGGGGGCAGAACTTATTCCTGCCAATGCCAATATTTTAACTCACTGCAATACCGGAAGCTTAGCAACCGCTGGCGTAGGCACGGCTATTGGTGTGATTAATGCCGCCCACCAGCAGGGCAAGAATATCCATGTGTATGTAGATGAAACCCGCCCGCTACTACAAGGTGGCCGGCTAACCGCCTGGGAAATGAAACAGCTCGGCGTAGCCCATACATTGATCTGCGATAACATGGCCGCAATTCTGATGCGCGATAAGAAAGTCGATTGTATTTTAGTCGGTGCCGATAGAATCGCTGTAAATGGCGACTTTGCAAATAAAGTGGGCACCTATTCCTTAGCGGTAAATGCATATCACCATAATGTGCCTTTTTATGTGGTTGCCCCCAACACGACAGTCGATATTGAATGTATGAGCGGTGAGAAGATCCCTATTGAAGAACGCGACGCGGCTGAAGTACGCGGCGTAAGCGGTAGCTTTGGCGATGTTTGCTGGAGTCCAAATCAAACACCTGTTTACAATCCAGCGTTTGATGTCACACCTGCAGCCCTTATTAGCGGCTGGATTTTAGATAAAGGCGTGTTTAACCAAGAGCAGATTAAGAAAGGCGTGTTAAAAACACTTTAA
- a CDS encoding alanyl-tRNA editing protein yields MTTALFNIDSYQTQASAVITAVTENHLELNQTLFYPQGGGQPGDQGWITTSSARLEVIDTIKGNTPNRILHCIDGDTQQLSVGDHVQLEINWPRRYQLMRMHSCLHLLCSLIPKGVTGGSIGLEKSRLDFDLGEAKLDKELLTQQLNALIQSSAAITTMVISDAELTQQPELVRTLSVQPPAGTGSVRMVKIDGVDLQPCGGTHVANIKEIGTAKISKIENKGKHNRRIHLLLEPQS; encoded by the coding sequence ATGACAACAGCACTGTTCAATATCGATAGCTATCAAACGCAAGCAAGTGCTGTCATCACTGCAGTCACAGAAAACCACCTTGAGCTTAATCAAACACTTTTTTACCCCCAAGGCGGTGGCCAACCCGGTGACCAAGGCTGGATAACAACGTCATCCGCTAGGCTTGAGGTAATTGATACGATTAAAGGCAATACGCCTAACCGTATTTTGCATTGCATTGATGGAGATACTCAGCAGCTTAGTGTGGGCGATCATGTACAACTAGAAATCAATTGGCCGCGCCGTTATCAGTTGATGCGTATGCACTCATGCTTGCACTTGCTCTGCTCTCTTATCCCTAAAGGTGTCACTGGCGGCTCTATCGGGCTAGAAAAAAGCCGTCTTGATTTTGATTTAGGCGAAGCAAAGCTCGATAAAGAGCTACTTACCCAACAACTCAATGCGCTCATTCAATCAAGCGCAGCCATCACCACCATGGTGATAAGCGATGCAGAGCTAACACAACAACCTGAGCTAGTACGTACATTATCAGTGCAACCGCCAGCAGGAACAGGCTCTGTACGTATGGTGAAGATTGATGGCGTAGACCTTCAGCCTTGTGGCGGTACTCATGTCGCTAACATCAAAGAAATCGGCACAGCCAAGATCAGCAAGATCGAAAACAAAGGCAAACACAACCGGCGCATACACCTACTATTGGAACCACAGTCATGA
- a CDS encoding PLP-dependent aminotransferase family protein translates to MTIWIPDLTEYAGPRYKALATAIALGIDAGELIAQQKLPPQRQLADALGVTLGTVTRGYAEAERRGLVSARVGSGTYVNEKGAKVRDEFLIPDPREGFIDLTVSLPVRLGQQALLAETLGELQHDPDTLAHMLEYHPDGGFEHHRQVIAKWISYGNFASPPDSITLCNGGQHAIQLALIAACRPGDTILAEGLAYPGLKSIARQLSLKVIPIPMDEQGILLDSIADLCRQYNPRLIYCTPTQHNPTNVQMTLQRRRQLISVANECQLLIIEDDVSASLVQNRPEPLASMAPERVFYISSCSKGLAGGLRVGFLVSPQAYRDRAASALRASCWMAPPLMVEIACRWIQQGAATQLLAKQREALQVRFALVSDIFRSLDFSARADSFFVWLVLPEHWRASAFVKAAEEKKVLITAAESFAVGNYPAPQAVRICISAAKDLASLEEGLRMIQQLALSEVDEKIETF, encoded by the coding sequence ATGACAATTTGGATTCCAGATTTAACTGAATATGCAGGGCCGCGTTATAAAGCCTTAGCAACAGCCATTGCTTTAGGCATTGATGCTGGTGAGCTAATCGCGCAGCAAAAATTGCCGCCCCAACGACAGCTAGCCGATGCGTTAGGTGTGACATTAGGCACAGTGACACGAGGATATGCCGAGGCTGAGCGTCGTGGTTTAGTATCAGCCCGTGTGGGTAGTGGAACCTATGTAAATGAGAAGGGTGCAAAAGTACGGGATGAGTTTTTGATCCCTGATCCGCGCGAGGGTTTTATCGATCTGACGGTGAGCTTGCCGGTAAGGCTCGGCCAGCAGGCGTTGCTTGCAGAAACGCTCGGGGAATTGCAGCACGACCCCGACACACTTGCGCATATGCTGGAATATCATCCCGATGGAGGTTTTGAGCACCATCGCCAAGTTATAGCTAAGTGGATAAGTTACGGTAATTTTGCCTCGCCCCCGGATAGTATTACTTTGTGTAATGGTGGCCAGCATGCCATACAGCTGGCTTTAATAGCCGCATGCCGCCCGGGTGATACCATTCTTGCCGAAGGGCTGGCATATCCTGGGTTAAAATCCATAGCGAGGCAACTTAGTCTTAAAGTTATTCCCATACCGATGGATGAGCAGGGTATTTTATTAGATTCTATTGCTGATCTATGTCGTCAATATAACCCTCGTTTGATCTATTGCACGCCGACTCAGCATAACCCGACCAATGTACAAATGACGTTGCAGCGAAGGCGGCAACTGATTTCTGTGGCTAATGAGTGCCAGTTGTTGATTATCGAAGATGATGTCTCGGCGTCGTTAGTGCAAAACCGGCCAGAGCCTTTGGCATCTATGGCGCCCGAGCGAGTTTTTTATATCAGTAGTTGCTCAAAGGGGTTAGCGGGTGGTTTACGGGTAGGCTTTCTTGTATCACCGCAGGCGTATCGAGACAGAGCGGCCTCGGCCCTGCGCGCTAGTTGTTGGATGGCTCCACCGTTAATGGTTGAGATAGCGTGTCGGTGGATTCAGCAAGGCGCGGCGACTCAGTTACTCGCGAAGCAGCGCGAAGCGTTACAGGTACGTTTTGCATTGGTGAGCGATATATTTCGTTCGCTGGATTTTTCGGCCAGAGCCGATAGTTTTTTTGTCTGGTTAGTGTTGCCTGAACATTGGCGAGCCAGTGCTTTTGTAAAAGCCGCCGAAGAGAAAAAAGTCTTGATTACTGCTGCAGAAAGCTTTGCTGTTGGCAACTACCCAGCACCGCAAGCCGTAAGAATTTGCATCAGTGCAGCTAAAGATCTTGCTTCGCTGGAAGAGGGTTTAAGAATGATTCAGCAGTTAGCGCTTTCTGAGGTAGATGAAAAAATTGAAACCTTTTAA
- the rapA gene encoding RNA polymerase-associated protein RapA — translation MAVTDFIPGQRWISNTEAELGLGMVTTNADRRVTIVYPAAEDERTYATDNAPVSRVEYPVGDTVSNSAGIQIEITERIEKNGCFIYIGNDADGEEHIVPEIDLDSHVQFNRPQDRLFAGQVDKLSRYKLRLNTLEHQHAQQKSETYGLSGGRVQLLPHQFYIAHEVANRYAPRVLLADEVGLGKTIEAGLILHQQLISGRAKRVLITVPDSLVYQWLIEMMRRFNLHFSIMDDLRCTALEMSGSENPFDSAQLILCGQSFINNNATRVEQILACEWDMLIVDEAHHLVWSEDAPSPLYTTIEMLANVIPSLLLLTATPEQLGLESHFARLRLLDPDRYSSLEQFREEQEHYTEVNALVQKLLAENGIAQLSSDAQFQAELNSFLGEETATKLIADAQEENAEEAIQQCINHLLDRHGTGRVLFRNTRDAVHGFPQRILIPHPLPMPDELSSEMVDFSLDEILKPESVLGDDWLEFDSRVEWLDGWLKAHRHEKTLLICAKAETAQALEEHLRLRKGVRSAMFHEKMTLINRDRAAAYFADTEEYAQVLICSEIGSEGRNFQFAQHLIMFDLPLNPDLLEQRIGRLDRIGQKNDVQIHIPYYEDSAQAILLRWFDEGINAFRHTCPAGQALFTQFEDTLVGLLLDGADEETFETLIVESQQASQKILLEMQQGRDRLLEMSSCRPEQAAQLIESVEDTENRHQLVEYMEHVFDQFGVDQQTNGLHSVILQPTDQMIYHRVPGLPDEGCTATFSREEALSREDMQFLNWEHPMVTGAMEMITGSEFGNTAICTVKLPPLAPGTLLVEAVFVLYCAAPRHLNLQRYQPQATVRVVLDNNGNNLSAIITPNHLNKLGERVKRHAAQNLIRHGREQISGVLSKAENVAQAQQEKLIESAVSKATTILNEEVERLEALSKVNPSIRAEEITQLRADRASILELLGAAKLKMDAVRVAVVSD, via the coding sequence TTGGCAGTCACAGATTTTATTCCCGGCCAGCGCTGGATCAGTAATACCGAAGCAGAGCTTGGCTTAGGTATGGTTACAACTAACGCAGATCGTCGCGTCACCATTGTTTATCCTGCTGCTGAAGACGAGCGCACATACGCCACCGATAATGCCCCTGTTAGCCGGGTCGAATACCCTGTTGGCGACACAGTAAGTAACAGTGCCGGCATACAGATCGAAATTACCGAGCGTATCGAGAAAAACGGCTGCTTCATCTATATCGGCAACGATGCTGATGGTGAAGAGCATATCGTGCCGGAAATTGATCTCGACAGCCACGTGCAGTTTAATCGTCCTCAGGATCGTCTTTTTGCCGGCCAAGTAGATAAACTAAGCCGTTATAAGCTGCGCCTTAACACTCTCGAGCATCAACACGCGCAACAAAAGTCAGAGACTTATGGTTTATCCGGCGGCCGTGTGCAGCTATTACCACACCAGTTTTATATTGCTCACGAAGTAGCCAATCGCTATGCACCGCGTGTTTTACTTGCCGATGAAGTTGGCTTGGGTAAAACCATTGAAGCGGGTTTAATTTTACATCAACAGCTTATCAGCGGTCGTGCTAAGCGTGTATTGATTACTGTTCCTGACAGCCTTGTTTATCAGTGGCTGATCGAAATGATGCGCCGCTTCAATCTGCACTTCAGCATTATGGATGATCTGCGCTGTACTGCACTGGAGATGTCTGGGTCAGAAAACCCATTCGACTCTGCTCAGTTAATTTTATGTGGCCAATCGTTTATCAACAATAACGCTACACGCGTTGAGCAAATTCTCGCGTGTGAATGGGATATGCTGATTGTTGATGAAGCACACCATTTAGTGTGGAGCGAGGATGCTCCTAGCCCGCTATACACCACGATAGAAATGCTAGCGAATGTTATCCCTAGCTTGTTATTGTTAACAGCTACACCGGAGCAACTCGGCTTAGAAAGCCACTTTGCTCGTTTACGTTTACTTGACCCAGACCGTTACAGCTCGTTGGAGCAGTTCCGTGAAGAACAAGAGCATTACACTGAAGTAAACGCACTGGTACAAAAGCTACTTGCCGAAAACGGTATTGCACAACTAAGCTCAGATGCGCAATTCCAAGCGGAGTTAAACAGCTTCTTGGGCGAAGAAACCGCCACCAAACTTATTGCGGATGCTCAGGAAGAAAATGCTGAAGAAGCGATTCAACAGTGCATTAATCATCTGCTGGATCGCCATGGTACAGGCCGCGTATTATTCCGTAATACACGTGACGCCGTACATGGCTTCCCACAAAGAATTCTGATTCCGCATCCACTGCCTATGCCTGATGAACTGTCATCAGAAATGGTCGACTTTTCTTTGGATGAGATTCTTAAACCAGAATCTGTACTCGGTGATGACTGGCTGGAATTTGACTCTCGTGTTGAATGGCTCGATGGTTGGCTTAAAGCTCACCGTCACGAAAAAACACTGCTAATTTGCGCAAAAGCTGAAACAGCACAAGCACTAGAAGAACACCTACGCTTACGCAAAGGCGTTCGCTCTGCCATGTTCCACGAGAAGATGACACTCATCAACCGCGACCGTGCTGCCGCTTATTTTGCCGACACTGAAGAATACGCTCAGGTATTAATCTGCTCGGAGATTGGTAGTGAAGGCCGTAACTTCCAGTTTGCACAACATTTGATTATGTTTGACCTGCCACTAAACCCTGACCTTCTAGAGCAGCGTATTGGTCGTTTAGACCGTATTGGTCAGAAAAACGATGTGCAGATTCATATCCCTTATTACGAAGACAGCGCACAGGCTATTTTGCTACGCTGGTTTGACGAAGGCATAAACGCTTTTCGCCATACCTGCCCCGCTGGCCAAGCACTGTTTACACAGTTCGAAGACACCCTAGTAGGCCTGTTACTTGATGGTGCTGACGAAGAAACTTTTGAAACGCTTATTGTCGAATCGCAGCAAGCATCGCAGAAGATTCTTCTTGAAATGCAGCAAGGCCGTGACCGCTTATTGGAAATGAGTTCATGCCGTCCTGAGCAAGCTGCTCAGCTCATAGAGTCCGTTGAAGATACCGAAAACCGCCACCAGCTAGTCGAGTACATGGAACACGTCTTCGATCAGTTTGGTGTTGACCAGCAAACTAATGGTTTGCACTCTGTGATCCTGCAACCTACTGACCAGATGATCTATCATCGCGTACCAGGGCTACCCGATGAAGGCTGTACAGCAACCTTCTCACGCGAAGAAGCTCTGAGCCGTGAAGATATGCAGTTCCTCAACTGGGAACACCCCATGGTGACCGGTGCTATGGAAATGATTACCGGCAGCGAGTTTGGTAATACAGCCATCTGTACCGTCAAACTTCCTCCACTAGCGCCTGGCACACTATTAGTTGAAGCGGTGTTTGTTCTCTACTGTGCAGCACCTCGCCACCTCAACTTGCAGCGTTACCAGCCGCAAGCGACGGTTCGCGTCGTGTTAGATAACAACGGCAACAACCTCAGCGCTATTATTACACCTAACCACTTAAACAAATTAGGTGAGCGCGTTAAGCGCCATGCAGCCCAGAACCTGATTCGTCATGGTCGAGAGCAGATCAGTGGTGTCTTGAGCAAGGCTGAAAATGTAGCCCAAGCTCAGCAGGAAAAACTGATAGAAAGCGCCGTCAGCAAAGCGACTACAATCCTCAATGAAGAAGTTGAACGACTAGAAGCGCTAAGCAAGGTAAACCCTTCTATCCGAGCGGAAGAGATCACACAGTTACGTGCTGATCGTGCCAGCATCCTAGAGCTACTCGGTGCTGCTAAGCTGAAGATGGATGCGGTACGTGTGGCTGTCGTCAGCGACTAA